From the genome of Gimesia chilikensis:
CCTGTTTTCAGCGGATCGGAAACGATGCCGACCTTATCTGCCAGGCCACTCAAATCGAAGCGGGGAATGATCACTCCTAAAGATCCCGTCCAGGTGGTCGGCTCGGCGAAAATCACTCCGTCGGTCCCAGCCCCCATGGAGACATAGTATCCCCCTGAAGCTGCCATCCGTTTCATCGAAACCGCAATCGGCTTCTTTTCGCGCAGTTCGACCAGGCGATGATAAATCTGATGGCTGTCTGCGACCAAACCGCCGGGGCTGTCGACTTCAAGCAGCACGGCTTTGACCTGGTCATCTTTGTCAGCCTGCTCGATTGCTCTGAGAATCCGTTCCGTGAACGGCGGCATGATCGTTCCTGAAATGGTTACGATGGCGATTTTCTGCTCAGCGAACTGATCGCCACTCTCAAACTGCTCAGAGGGTCCATCGCTGGAGGCGAAGAACTCCTGGTACATGGCGTAGAAACCCAGGTTAAACAGGACAGACACCAGTAACAGCAGCAACAGAATCCGAGCCAGCCAGTTCCTGCGGGGAGGTTTAGGCGGTGGTGGAGGCCCCTGATGCAGATCGGATTCCGGCCGGGGAGCCTCTCCTGCGGGCTTTGGGTCTGTCATTTGATCTAACTCCTTGATTTCATGTGGTTTGCTGTCGACACACAGAACAAAGTCCTCGCTGAATTACTCTGAATTCAGGCGAAAATCACTGAATCGCCCCACTGTCAAAATAGCAAACCTGCAGACCATAGCAAGACTGCAATGAGCTTGTCGATAAAAACGGTCATCCGGGTTGTCGCGAAGATCCCGCCAGAATCTGATTCTACAATCGCCATAGGCATCAAAACCGGAGCAGCTTAACGACGATAGAAACACGCAGCAGGGATTATTCTGCATGATTGTGTCGATTATGCGGAACCAACCATTTGAAAGCAATATTCCGATTAATGAAGTCTTGTCGATTCAGGAATTCATTCAACCGGGAACTTTATTGAACACCCGCCAGCGACCTTAGTCGCCCCGGAGTTCAAAACTCAGGAACCAGGAGATTTCAGGAGATGAAAGCAGGAACTCGCTTCTCCGCTCGCGTATTGATTTTCAGCGCGATTTCTGGCTTAGTGCTGACGAATTCGAATTTACTGACTGCGGACGACACCGCCGTTCAGATCAATTCTTTTAAGCCGCGCAGCACCAGAACAGAGCGGAACCCACAGAATACACTCAAGAATGCGATTCAACGTGAAATGCACTCTGCACGTCACGTGAGCGAGCCACGGGTTCGTTTTCCGCAGAAGAACACTAAAATTCAGCAGGTGAATCACCAGCCTGGTGAAATTCAACAGGTCGGATTCACTTTGGATCCTCGTTCGCTATTCCAGAAAAAGAGTAGCAGCAAGGAACAGCAGAAGCCCGAACAGAAACGACAGATCGTTGTGCCTGGCAGCGGACAA
Proteins encoded in this window:
- the sppA gene encoding signal peptide peptidase SppA, whose translation is MTDPKPAGEAPRPESDLHQGPPPPPKPPRRNWLARILLLLLLVSVLFNLGFYAMYQEFFASSDGPSEQFESGDQFAEQKIAIVTISGTIMPPFTERILRAIEQADKDDQVKAVLLEVDSPGGLVADSHQIYHRLVELREKKPIAVSMKRMAASGGYYVSMGAGTDGVIFAEPTTWTGSLGVIIPRFDLSGLADKVGIVSDPLKTGEFKDALNPFRNMTKRERDVWDHILDESYQRFINIIADNRKDLDYEQVKKLATGQIYTATDAKANGLIDEIGYQEDAIAHLQKKTGLEKVRVIRYTHPASLADILLSTAEAGQVENRKQALLESTVPRAMYYTSWLGDVPGLQ